The genomic interval GCCCCGGGCGCGCCAACGCCTCGCCCAATGAACGCAAGGGACGCTGGCGCGTCCCGTCCCCTCCGCGCTCCGCCGCCGCGTCCACCCAGACCTCGGCCCCGCTTGCGCCTTTTTGCGGTGAAGCAATGGATTCCCCGGAAGGCCCACCACTCCGGCAGGCCCCCAGCAGGAGGATCAGAAGCATCGGAAACGTTCGGAAACGCACGCCAGGGGAAATCGTAGCCCATCTCCTTCAGGCCATGCCGCGTGCGATCAGCCACACACGCCAAATGATCGAAATCACAAAGACTTTCTTTCAATGACGATCAGCCAGATTGCTTTCGCCGCGATGTTTCCGCTGGCTGTCCTGGTGTCTCCAGCGTGGATTTCTCCCTCTGTCTACGCCCGGTGTTTCACCGAGCCAACTTTTCGTCCGGAGGCCGATTTTCCGGCCCCGGAACGCAGTCAGCATTGACAGGGAAAAGAGCGATTTGTTACCACCGGTTGGCTTTCGCGCAATCAAGGCCAGACAACGCAGGACGGAGGGGCGTAATGACCAAGGCAGAGCTCGTCGAGGTGGTGGCGGCGCAGACACGTCTCACCAAGAAGTCGGCGGCGCAGATCCTCGACATCGTCTTCACCAACATCGGCAAGGCGGTGAAGAAGGATGCGCGGTTCAGCTACCCCGGCTTCGGCACCTGGTCCGTGCGCTCCCGCAAGGCCCGGAAGATTCGCAACCCGCAGACCAACGAGATGATGAAGCTCAAGGCGTCGAAGACCATCGGCTTCCGCCCGGCCAAGGAACTGAAGAACTCTCTGTAAGCCGCTGACTCCCTCGGTCCACGCCGCGGCGTCCCAGGGACTCGCCATGGACCTTGAGCCCTTCAGGGGCGCTACCTCCTCGGGTGGCGCCCCTGATGCGTTGCGGGCCTCAAATGCCCGGCACACCCCGAGCCACGGGCGGCATCGCGGGACGCGCCTCCCCTTCGTCGCCCAGCGCGTCCAAGGGGTCCACCACCTCCCCGTCCCGCCACAGCTCGAAGTGCACGTGGACGCCCGTCGCGAGCCCCGTCTCCCCCGCAAGGCCCACCGCATGGCCTCGCTCCAGGATTTCGCCGGGCTCCACCAACACCCGCGACAGGTGGCTGTAGCGCGTCACCCAGCGCCCATCGTGCTGCACCTCCACCTGGAGGCCATGGTCGCCGTTCCATCCCCCTCGCAGCACCACACCCTTCGCGGCGGTGTAGACGACCTGCCCCTGTCGCGCCGCCAGGTCCACGCCCAGGTGCCGCCGCTGCTCGCCTCGAATCGGATGCCAGCGCTGACCGAAGACACTCGTGATGGTCACCGGGTCCACTGGCCACGACAACCGGGGCAGCCCATTCACATCCTCGGGGTGCTCCAGGCGGCGAAGCTCCGACATGCGGACCGCCAGCCGCCCCACCCGCAACACCACCGCCTCCGCCAAGGCGCCGGGCATGTC from Myxococcus stipitatus carries:
- a CDS encoding M23 family metallopeptidase; its protein translation is MSFDEVYDTSEPSTFEARPAPVREQEAPAPRRRVKLAAPEPSDELRDALVAFSERSKVHRRKVARGGPMPLGQVEGWEAMNGVLDAFLAREVERTDPRDVERARTVLEAELEKDGRTYGDMPGALAEAVVLRVGRLAVRMSELRRLEHPEDVNGLPRLSWPVDPVTITSVFGQRWHPIRGEQRRHLGVDLAARQGQVVYTAAKGVVLRGGWNGDHGLQVEVQHDGRWVTRYSHLSRVLVEPGEILERGHAVGLAGETGLATGVHVHFELWRDGEVVDPLDALGDEGEARPAMPPVARGVPGI
- a CDS encoding HU family DNA-binding protein translates to MTKAELVEVVAAQTRLTKKSAAQILDIVFTNIGKAVKKDARFSYPGFGTWSVRSRKARKIRNPQTNEMMKLKASKTIGFRPAKELKNSL